The window TTAGCTACAAAACTTTTCATTACTTTACCTCCCAAATATGAATATGCTTCATATGTTTATTCTATTAAAAAAATGAATTTTCAAAACCCGGGGCATTGGGTTTGCTTGAATATTTCACTTTTCACACTCTTGATATTATAATACGCCAGTCTTCAGGTGTCAAGGCAAATAACTTCTAATCGATATATTTTACCGTTTTTAGATAAAGACCCTGAGGCGGAGCCAATCGCATTGTTCGCCTATTGTCTTTGTCTTCTAGTATTTTAGGAATTTCACCAATTTCCAGACTTCCGCTTCCTGCTTCAAGCACTATTCCGACTATTCTCCTGACCATGTTGTACAAAAAACCGTTTCCTTCAACTTCCATAATAAGCAGATCGTTTTCCCGGGAAATTTTCGCCTTATAAATCGTCCTAACCGTCTTCTTTATTTTCGATCCAGAAGACATGAATGCCTTGAAATCATGCTCCCCTATAAACATTTGAAGCGCCTTCCGCATTTTTTCTTCTTCGAGATTGCGATAATAATGGTATGCGTAGTTTCTGTAAACAGGTCTGCATACACTCCCGTTTTGAACCCTGTATAGATATGTTTTTCTTTTTGGATCGTATCTCGAATGAAAATCCATAGGAACTTCCTCTGCCGAAAGTATTGCCACATCCGGAGGAAGGTATGCATTCACCGCCCGCGAAAATCTGTCCAATGCAATTTGAGTTTCCGATTTAAAATTGGCAACCTGTCCCAATGCGTGGACCTTTGCATCTGTTCTCCCGGAGCCAATGATTGACACTTCTTCATTTAAAACAACTGACAATGCATTGTTCAGGACTCCCTCGACAGTCCTTAGACCTACTTGCTTCTGCCATCCGCAGAAATCAGTCCCGTCATATTCAATAGTAAGTTTTATGTTTTTCACTTTCCCACCTGCCGTCAATGTCTAGTTCTTCCTCTGAAAACTCCGCCTTTGTTGACTCTTCCGTCGCTTGTGCAAATGAAGCTGCTCACATGATTCTTTTCTATTATTTCGTAAATTCTATTTAAGTCCCGGCGCTTTAGGCTTATAAACAAAAGATACCTTTCTCCATCTCTGCCTTCACCTTTTATAACAGTTACGCCAAAGCCGTTTTTCCTGAGCTCGTCAACCAATCGGTCCTCTCTTTGATCAACGATGATTCTGAGCACAAGCTCTCCTAACGCAATTTTTTCTTCTATCATTATTCCAACATAATTGCCCACCGAAAATCCGATGGCATAGGCTCCTATGAACCATATATTATCTAGGTCATTCATTACAGTACCCAATACCACTATGAAAAGAAGGGATTCAAAGAATCCTATAAATGATGAAAAGAACTTTTTGTTTTTAGTCATCAGAATGGTCCTGATAGACACCAGCGCTGCAATTATTACACGCGCCAAAAAAATGTACAAACCTTTTAAAATTAATGCTTCCACTTTTATTTTCTCTCCTTATTGATATATTGTAAACCTTTCATGTTCATCTGAACCTTAAAAATATCAGATATCCAAAACATAAAAATACCATAATCGAACCCGCCGCGTCACCTCTATTAAACTTAAGCTGCTTCATACGGGTTCTACTTTTGCCGCCTCTGTAGCATCTTGCCTCCATGGCGGTGGCCAAATCATCCGCGCGTCTGAATGCCCCTATGAATAGAGGAACAAGCAGTGGAATAAGGCTTTTGGCTCTCTTTACAATGTTTCCACTTTCAAAATCGGCCCCTCTTGCCATTTGGGCCTTCATTATCTTGTCAGTCTCCTCAAGTATTGTCGGAATGAATCTTAGCGCAATGGTCATCATCATTGCCAATTCATGTGCCGGCACTCCTATTTTCTTAAATGGACCAAGGAGCTTTTCTATTCCGTCAGTCAGTTCTATCGGAGATGTTGTCAACGTCAGGATTGATGTCCCTATAATAAGGAATACGAGTCTAAGACTCATGAAAACCGCCTGATTCAAGCCTTCCCTAGTGATTTTGAAAATCCCAATTTCATAAAGAACCTCTCCACGCGTCAAAAACATATTAATTGTGAAGGTAAACAGAATTATCAAGAATATCGGTTTAAGCCCTTTAAGTATGTACTTCAGAGGGACTTTCGACAAGGCTATCACAATCCCTAAAAGTGCGGCCACATATAAATAATTGGACAATGAATCGACTAAAAACAGAACGATAACGAATCCAAAAACAGATAATATCTTAAGCCTCGGATCCCTGCGATGAACCATTGATTCGACGGGATAGTACTGTCCTATAGTTATATCTCTAAGCATTTTTTCTGCTCCTTGCCAATCTCATTATTTCTTCTTTGGCCTCTTCCACTGTCAATGCCCCCTTTTTAACATCAGTTAATCTCTGACTCAGTTTTTCCATTAGCGCTGTCATCTGGGGCACTCCCAAATCTATGTTTTCAAGCGCATCAACCTGTGAGAAAACTTCTTTTGGCGTTCCGGAAAAAGCTATTGAACCCTTGTTTATTACAAGAACCTTTCCGCAAAGCCTTGCTATATCTTCCATGCTATGAGAAATCAAAAGCACTGTCGTATTATGTTTTTTATGAAGCAAACTAATCTTTTCGAGAATCTCGCTTCGCCCTCTGGGATCCAGGCCGGCTGTCGGCTCGTCCAATATGAGAACCTCTGGTTTCATCGCA is drawn from Peptostreptococcaceae bacterium and contains these coding sequences:
- a CDS encoding DUF2179 domain-containing protein, with product MEALILKGLYIFLARVIIAALVSIRTILMTKNKKFFSSFIGFFESLLFIVVLGTVMNDLDNIWFIGAYAIGFSVGNYVGIMIEEKIALGELVLRIIVDQREDRLVDELRKNGFGVTVIKGEGRDGERYLLFISLKRRDLNRIYEIIEKNHVSSFICTSDGRVNKGGVFRGRTRH
- the truA gene encoding tRNA pseudouridine(38-40) synthase TruA, whose translation is MKNIKLTIEYDGTDFCGWQKQVGLRTVEGVLNNALSVVLNEEVSIIGSGRTDAKVHALGQVANFKSETQIALDRFSRAVNAYLPPDVAILSAEEVPMDFHSRYDPKRKTYLYRVQNGSVCRPVYRNYAYHYYRNLEEEKMRKALQMFIGEHDFKAFMSSGSKIKKTVRTIYKAKISRENDLLIMEVEGNGFLYNMVRRIVGIVLEAGSGSLEIGEIPKILEDKDNRRTMRLAPPQGLYLKTVKYID
- a CDS encoding energy-coupling factor transporter transmembrane protein EcfT, producing the protein MLRDITIGQYYPVESMVHRRDPRLKILSVFGFVIVLFLVDSLSNYLYVAALLGIVIALSKVPLKYILKGLKPIFLIILFTFTINMFLTRGEVLYEIGIFKITREGLNQAVFMSLRLVFLIIGTSILTLTTSPIELTDGIEKLLGPFKKIGVPAHELAMMMTIALRFIPTILEETDKIMKAQMARGADFESGNIVKRAKSLIPLLVPLFIGAFRRADDLATAMEARCYRGGKSRTRMKQLKFNRGDAAGSIMVFLCFGYLIFLRFR